The region GTCCAGGGCGCCCGGTCCCCATTCCGACCCTCCCCGCCCGAGACAGTGACCTCTCCGGGGCCCAGCGGCGTTCCTTAAAGTGACGTGATGGCATACCATCTTTCGGGGCTGAcctgaaatggagataaaaagCCTTCTGCTGATCACTTATTTCCTCGGGCGTAAGTCGTCGACCAGAAGGCATACGTGGTGTAAACTGACGAATGACGAGTGTGGGAACAGTAAATATGTTTCCTACTTTTTTTAGGGTATGATGTGATTGCTCAAGCTCAGTCAGGTACTGGCAAGACAGCCACATTTGCTATTTCCATCCTGCAACAGTTGGAGATTGATCTCAAGGAGACCCAAGCACTAGTATTGGCCCCCACCAGAGAACTGGCTCAACAGGTATTGATAGTGtagattaaaaagaaaaactgCTTGCGTGTTGCGTAGGTTTCACGTTTCACAACTGAAGGACGCCCCGTGCTGAACCTGACCCATTAAAGAACCATCCTTTTAATGGGAAAGCAAGTTGTATTTGGAGTTCCTCTGGTTTTCTGTGTCCACGTAGGGAGCTTATTGGTGCTTTATTTGGAGTTGAGCTGGGCCTGGGTACCAGGTGGAAGTTACATTGTGCAGGGCCACGTCCCAGCAGGTGGGAGAACTTGTTGTGAGACTTAAAGGAATCCGTTACACACGAGTGATCTCTGAAGAGCTCCGATCTTGGGAGATCATCAGACCCGTGCAGTTGTGCAACATGAAAACTGCAGTGCACATGTGACCAGTTCGCTGTCTTTGTAGTTTTGTGATGCATTATCTGTGACCGTTGTTGCATGTTAATTGCCCTCCAGGCTTTTCCGCTGTGTTGGCATCCAAGTAAAGCTTTCCTCCGTAATAGCTGCAGGCTTCAACGAGATCCAGGCTAGCTCACCATTTCTTGGCTTCAGATAGTGGTCTCATCATCAGCCAGGAGACCACAGTTTTGATTGTCTACCTAAATGCACGTGTGAGAATTTGCTTCCACCAAGGTCAACCCTACAGTAGTGCACCTTAGATAACCTCACAATCGTTAATAGCCTTAGAATTAACATTCAAGGGGCCCACGGTATTTATTTTTTCCTGCCAGTTTAGCCAGACTTAACTGATTCAGAATTCCTTCCTGGAACATTGCGAAGCCATCTTGATGTCTCTTGATAGTACAAATCGATCAACACATACGTAGAGTGTTTTGAGTGGATTTGATGTTTCTAGAACAAAGGATTTGGGGGCCTTGAAAAACGGCTATATTGCATGATGTGCGTTCATGAGCTGCTTTGCCAGGCTGAGTCATTTGTGTCTCCCATTTGGCGCTGCATCAAAAATTGAGAAAATGTCAGGTTGCCGAGGTAAAGTAAGCTGGGGCGTGAAGCGTTTGCTGGTAGCGGTTGTCTCTTCCCGAAGGAATACTGATCGAAGTCTCATCTTTAGATCCAAAAGGTCATCCTGGCCCTTGGAGACTATATGGGAGCAACCTGCCATGCCTGCATTGGGGGGACCAATGTTCGAAACGAGATGCAAAAACTCCAGGCTGAAGCGCCTCATATTGTCGTCGGGACGCCAGGGCGCGTGTTCGACATGCTCAACAGGCGCTATCTCTGTAAGTCGGTAACCTCTTtgggtggtgggggcagggggttaAACTTGCAATAGAGTTGAGCGTTGATTCATTTACCTCGTAAAGGTATTCGAAGGGAAATGATGATTTCATGTTTTACCATCTTTCGGGACTGATGTGGGACTGATGATAAACATGTATCTCTGATCGCCCTCCTTTCTTGAAGAGGAAATGTTCTGAGTGCCGAAGCAAAACCAGTAACGTGAGCTCTCTTGAACAGCTCCCAAATGGATCAAGATGTTCGTTCTGGATGAAGCCGATGAGATGCTGAGCCGGGGGTTTAAGGATCAGATCTATGAGATTTTCCAGAAGCTGAGTACAAATATTCAGGTAACGGACCATGGAAAGACGTGGGGGGGGGAATGCAGTTCAACGTTGCAGGTTCTAGTTACAATGTAGCTGCAAAGTGCTGTATTGTCGTTCCCCCTGCTCAAAGTAAAAATTGTTTCATACTATCCCTGTCTACCTAGATGATTGTGGTAAGACAGGGACGCTTGGTTTCAAACATGGCCCGATCTTTGTTGCTGAAGTACCACCAGGAAGATCAGAATGGTTCATGACTTCTAAAATGCATCTCTTGccaccccccccttttttttttttttgaaggttgTGTTGCTTTCCGCTACAATGCCAACAGATGTTCTGGAGGTGACCAAAAAGTTCATGAGGGATCCTATTCGTATTTTAGTGAAGAAGGAAGAATTGACTCTGGAGGGAATCAAGCAATTCTACATTAACGTTGAAAGAGAGGTAATGTGTTCTCCCTGGGCGTTTCGAAAGTCCGAGTAGTGCTTCTTGTCATAAGCGCTGTGCTAAAATCACAGAAACTAGGAATTGTCTTGGTTTTTGTGATAATGCTAGCAGAGTACACACAGGAAGAAGAGTAAAATGCACCTCATCTAAAGAGACTTGGGTGGACCTCTTTCTTAATGTCCAGTGTCCTGTGTCTGACGATTAGGTGCGATAATACCCAGGATGAGATTTGAATAGATTGCGGTGACACGTCCTTGTTGCGTTGTCGCGGCAGTGCTGAGAAGGAACAGTATTGATCCTCACAATCTGCGTGTCCATTTTAACAGGTAATGCCTTGACAATGTGTGGTGGTTTTTTTTCTCCCTAAGGAATGGAAGCTGGATACTCTCTGTGACTTGTATGAGACCCTCACCATTACTCAAGCCGTCATTTTCCTGAATACGAGAAGAAAGGTGGATTGGCTCACCGAAAAAATGCACGCCAGGGATTTCACCGTTTCCGCTCTGGTAAGAAGGAAAGCGGTATTCACCCCGAAGAACGTGCGGTCGGACGCGCCCCCCGAAATGGCCATTGCCCAGATCTGACGCAGGAACTAGTTACAACGTGGCTGCGTAGTGCCGTGTTGTCGTTCCCCCTGCGAAAAGCAAAGCTtgtctctttctatctctgtctGCTTTGATTTACTCCGGCAGCCAGGGACGCTTGGTTTCAAACATGCCGGCTCTTGTCTTTTGGATGACTGAGTATAAGATGATGGGCCAAGTTTGTAATCCTTGGCCGCCCTGTGACTTGCTTTGCAGCATGGGGACATGGACCAGAAGGAGCGGGATGTTATCATGAGGGAGTTCAGGTCGGGCTCAAGCCGAGTTCTCATCACTACCGACTTGTTGGTAAGTTGTTTTCGTCGGTCCCTCACGGGAGATTTCCAAAAGCTGACGTTCTGGTAAAGGCCATGAACAGCCTTCACCGGGGTCAGGCTATTTGGAAAAGAAAAGACCACACTCCACAGTGGACTATACATACAGTTGTAGTTCATTACTCTAACGTGGCCGACAGAACCGGGTGCCCGTAATTGCTCGGCGTAATTGGGAACTCTCCTTGTTCGGTTTCTAGGCTCGTGGGATTGACGTGCAACAAGTTTCTCTGGTTATAAACTATGACTTGCCTACCAATCGTGAAAACTACATTCACAGGTGAGTCCGCACCCTCCCAGTTTGACCCGGTCGACTAATGTTGCTTTTGTTTCCAGTGCAGTCAGTTACTGGCCTCGGTCTTCCATGGGATGCTTTGGTCAACCCAGCCAGTCTTAAATGTGAAAGTCTTTGTGTAGCGTCCCAAATAGAGTTGGATTGTGCCAGTTTCTTATGGGGTTGTCAGTTGTCACTGGGGAATTACGGCCCAATAAGGTCATTTTATAGTGAGCCATGTGCGGTTGTGTCAGTCACAGCCCTAGCAACGTGCCGATGTTGCTTGGAGCTTCTTCAGATGCTTAACTGAAGGAAAAATGAAGACCAGCCACAAATTTGCCACCGGGCGAGATTTGTTGTTCGGTCTGATTTCCTGGACTCCTTTTTTAAAGAGTCTTGCTCTCGTGTTGCTTGTCTCATGCCTCCTTGGTGATTCTCTAGTGGGACTCTGGTGTTCTTGTAGCACTTAGCTGGTTCCCTGGCCTAGTTGTAGCGGCTTTGTCCCCGAATAAATTCAACTGTGCTTTTGTTACTTGATGTAAaaaagactttttaaaaaatacaggAGTCGCTAACAGCAGTTGATGACGTGAGATGGTGCTCAGAAACGGCGCTGGCGTAATTTAGGACGTGGATTCATAAGCGAAACAGCACACTGTTTGAGTAAAGAGCGAGTCGGTATttatatttgtttttcttttgtcaTGATTCTTTGATGTCCTTGATCGCCCTAGCCAGGCCTCTCTGTACATTATTAGCTTTTGTACCTAGGTGCTTCTTGTCTCGCTTGTTGTGAAAGGAAGTCAGAGCTTTTGTGGGAAACGAAAACGCACACGGTTGCCGTCGTGTGACCGAAAAAGAACAGTTTGATGAGGCTTGGGTTTCCCTTCCAAATGATAGGCGAtgattctcccccctccccgcccccagccccccccccgaCGGCAAAACATCAATTGTAAGTCGTAGATAAAGTTAACTTGGCAGTCATTTGTGTTTACAGTTGATGGTTCCTGAAGCGCGGCGAAATGGAGTGCGTAACTGTTCCGTTCTTTTCGTTTTATTATCCCTGGCATTTACATCTGTCCCAGGATGACATCGCTCTCTGCCCATTCGGGGGTGAGGGAATTTCAGAGGCTTATTGCTTGatttttccccccccctccccaccagacaGTACTGCT is a window of Tachyglossus aculeatus isolate mTacAcu1 chromosome 1, mTacAcu1.pri, whole genome shotgun sequence DNA encoding:
- the EIF4A2 gene encoding eukaryotic initiation factor 4A-II isoform X2, with translation MSGGSADYGSRDHGGPEGMDPEGVIESNWNEIVDNFDDMNLKESLLRGIYAYGFEKPSAIQQRAIIPCIKGYDVIAQAQSGTGKTATFAISILQQLEIDLKETQALVLAPTRELAQQIQKVILALGDYMGATCHACIGGTNVRNEMQKLQAEAPHIVVGTPGRVFDMLNRRYLSPKWIKMFVLDEADEMLSRGFKDQIYEIFQKLSTNIQVVLLSATMPTDVLEVTKKFMRDPIRILVKKEELTLEGIKQFYINVEREEWKLDTLCDLYETLTITQAVIFLNTRRKVDWLTEKMHARDFTVSALHGDMDQKERDVIMREFRSGSSRVLITTDLLARGIDVQQVSLVINYDLPTNRENYIHRIGRGGRFGRKGVAINFVTEEDKRILRDIETFYNTTVEEMPMNVADLI
- the EIF4A2 gene encoding eukaryotic initiation factor 4A-II isoform X1 yields the protein MATGGAPPTVGRDHGGPEGMDPEGVIESNWNEIVDNFDDMNLKESLLRGIYAYGFEKPSAIQQRAIIPCIKGYDVIAQAQSGTGKTATFAISILQQLEIDLKETQALVLAPTRELAQQIQKVILALGDYMGATCHACIGGTNVRNEMQKLQAEAPHIVVGTPGRVFDMLNRRYLSPKWIKMFVLDEADEMLSRGFKDQIYEIFQKLSTNIQVVLLSATMPTDVLEVTKKFMRDPIRILVKKEELTLEGIKQFYINVEREEWKLDTLCDLYETLTITQAVIFLNTRRKVDWLTEKMHARDFTVSALHGDMDQKERDVIMREFRSGSSRVLITTDLLARGIDVQQVSLVINYDLPTNRENYIHRIGRGGRFGRKGVAINFVTEEDKRILRDIETFYNTTVEEMPMNVADLI
- the EIF4A2 gene encoding eukaryotic initiation factor 4A-II isoform X3; its protein translation is MSGGSADYGRDHGGPEGMDPEGVIESNWNEIVDNFDDMNLKESLLRGIYAYGFEKPSAIQQRAIIPCIKGYDVIAQAQSGTGKTATFAISILQQLEIDLKETQALVLAPTRELAQQIQKVILALGDYMGATCHACIGGTNVRNEMQKLQAEAPHIVVGTPGRVFDMLNRRYLSPKWIKMFVLDEADEMLSRGFKDQIYEIFQKLSTNIQVVLLSATMPTDVLEVTKKFMRDPIRILVKKEELTLEGIKQFYINVEREEWKLDTLCDLYETLTITQAVIFLNTRRKVDWLTEKMHARDFTVSALHGDMDQKERDVIMREFRSGSSRVLITTDLLARGIDVQQVSLVINYDLPTNRENYIHRIGRGGRFGRKGVAINFVTEEDKRILRDIETFYNTTVEEMPMNVADLI